One Candidatus Omnitrophota bacterium DNA segment encodes these proteins:
- a CDS encoding helix-hairpin-helix domain-containing protein, which translates to MLYARDKMRYERMAAVGLNQFFKYLSVFVILFFAAPCFADISENELENIYDEIVEDVEDEKIGFDDIDTEELEDFRANPLDLNTVNRPDLMKLPMLPPGVVVEIIRHRVRRGGFRDVEELKDVSGMTDEIYRMIRPFLTVYVEEEKELLKGDLRITQKLTMPFSDSQAEAPSNFHNPESQLARLRYFYGTNMELSFAVKRDAWGQGVTWENLRRYYLVSNYLYAKDYLGFDTFVLGAFKLTFERGLGLGSVSKTISAVSREKKGVEPYRSSNKNAGFYGIAVQKTMPYMTWAAFYSDKFLTAKLNPDGTAKSVPSSVSFAYNNQDKFNLVNNMEDKACGFYVSVPFPNYEVHFLSYHETFSPEVMPVERADDWMEEEDIAAWDETDIKYIRYKFSGGRNDIFSAGVKTSQGNGKFFLDYALSVHDAYESNIDKTKKRELGKAFQFASVYSFSYTTLLLGLHRFDSDYYNYRISGDNPYEKMFSEVTTKTKKLNIKWAGEIWRELNPLKEIMLKTFYKTYLQGQYPVTKKLKMMCRYTIQNEDDKMKIYDTSDYYQLPKEIDQFRLQMTWSPSADARIKWQYDRRQLMQDNRWLWVDSASSAELKYRFTKSFQLLSKVSYSKDPGDGKKKYTMISISPSMKFSKNASVSVKYTRKMYHYPPEFYMPEYGTYDYTDGTYEYSGEDVMNDVAETFEMKYIFKF; encoded by the coding sequence ATGCTGTATGCAAGAGACAAGATGCGGTATGAGAGGATGGCAGCCGTCGGGCTGAATCAGTTTTTCAAATATCTATCCGTTTTTGTTATTCTTTTTTTTGCCGCGCCCTGTTTCGCGGACATCTCGGAAAACGAGCTCGAGAACATATACGACGAGATCGTCGAGGATGTTGAAGACGAAAAAATAGGCTTTGACGATATAGACACCGAGGAACTTGAAGATTTCAGGGCCAATCCTCTTGACCTCAACACCGTAAACCGCCCGGATCTTATGAAACTCCCGATGCTACCGCCGGGGGTGGTGGTTGAGATAATACGGCACCGCGTGCGCCGCGGCGGATTCAGGGACGTGGAAGAACTCAAAGATGTTTCCGGTATGACGGATGAGATATACAGGATGATACGGCCTTTTTTGACCGTCTATGTGGAAGAAGAGAAAGAATTGCTTAAAGGAGATCTCAGGATCACGCAGAAACTGACTATGCCTTTTTCCGACAGCCAGGCGGAGGCTCCCTCAAATTTTCACAATCCCGAATCCCAGCTCGCCCGGCTGAGGTATTTTTACGGCACCAACATGGAGCTTTCTTTCGCGGTGAAAAGGGACGCGTGGGGGCAGGGGGTGACATGGGAGAATCTGCGCAGATATTATCTCGTGAGCAATTATCTTTACGCGAAAGATTATCTGGGGTTTGACACTTTTGTGCTCGGCGCGTTCAAGCTCACATTTGAGCGCGGGCTCGGGCTCGGCTCGGTTTCAAAGACGATATCCGCCGTCAGCCGCGAAAAAAAAGGCGTCGAGCCCTACAGGTCGTCTAATAAAAACGCCGGTTTTTACGGAATAGCCGTTCAGAAGACCATGCCTTACATGACATGGGCGGCTTTCTATTCGGACAAATTTCTCACGGCCAAACTCAATCCCGACGGCACCGCGAAGTCAGTGCCCTCCAGCGTGAGTTTCGCCTACAACAATCAGGACAAATTCAATCTCGTCAACAATATGGAAGACAAGGCCTGCGGTTTTTATGTGTCTGTGCCTTTCCCTAATTATGAGGTGCATTTCCTCAGTTATCACGAGACCTTCTCACCTGAAGTCATGCCGGTGGAAAGAGCTGACGACTGGATGGAAGAAGAGGATATTGCCGCCTGGGACGAGACGGATATAAAATACATACGCTACAAGTTCTCCGGAGGCCGAAACGATATTTTTTCCGCCGGCGTTAAGACCTCGCAGGGCAACGGGAAATTTTTTCTGGATTATGCTCTTTCAGTACATGATGCCTATGAGAGCAATATAGACAAAACAAAGAAGAGGGAATTGGGCAAGGCCTTCCAGTTCGCCAGCGTTTACAGTTTTTCCTACACGACGCTCCTTCTGGGCCTGCACCGTTTTGATTCCGATTACTACAATTACCGTATTTCCGGCGATAACCCCTACGAGAAGATGTTTTCCGAGGTGACGACGAAAACTAAAAAACTGAATATAAAATGGGCGGGTGAGATATGGAGAGAGCTCAATCCGCTTAAAGAAATAATGCTCAAAACTTTTTATAAGACCTATCTCCAGGGCCAGTATCCGGTGACGAAGAAACTGAAGATGATGTGCCGTTATACGATACAGAACGAGGACGACAAGATGAAGATCTACGACACCAGCGATTATTACCAGCTGCCGAAAGAGATAGATCAGTTCCGGCTGCAGATGACATGGAGCCCGTCGGCTGACGCGAGGATAAAGTGGCAGTATGACAGAAGACAGCTCATGCAGGATAATAGATGGCTCTGGGTCGACAGCGCCTCTTCCGCGGAGCTCAAATACAGATTCACTAAGAGCTTTCAGCTGCTTTCCAAGGTCAGCTACTCCAAAGATCCCGGCGACGGAAAGAAGAAGTACACCATGATATCGATAAGCCCGAGCATGAAGTTCTCAAAGAATGCGAGCGTGTCGGTGAAATACACAAGAAAGATGTATCATTATCCGCCGGAATTCTATATGCCTGAATACGGCACCTACGACTATACCGACGGTACTTACGAATATAGCGGAGAAGATGTGATGAACGATGTCGCTGAGACATTTGAGATGAAATATATTTTTAAATTCTAA